From the genome of Haloferax sp. Atlit-12N:
CCCGACTCCGTCGTCACCGCTATCTGGCGGGCGTACCCGGCGTTTCTCGAAACCGTACAGACCGTCTCGGACTGCGAGCTTCGGGTCGGCGAGGTGCCCCCGTTCGCCATCGCGCAGACGACGCTCGACGGGACGCCTCAGATGACGGTCGTCGCCTACGGTGACGACGCGCGCGCCCGCTGTGTCATCGAAAACACGAGCAAGCGCGCCGTGGCGTGGGCCCGGCGTCGCGTGCAGTCGATTTGGGAAGCCGCGAGCCCGTTCGACCTCAACGGAAACGCCGACGGCGATGCTCCCGAAACCGAAGCCGACATCGCGGACGCCAAAGCGGGCGCTGCGAACGCCGAAGCGACGACAACCGGTCCCCGAAGCGTAACTGACGACCGCGGTGCGAGTGCAACGATTCGCGGCCCGGCGCTCTCCACGACGCTGCAGTCACAGGGATTCGTCCGACTCGCTCCGGCGTACTTCGACCGCGTCGGCGTCTCGCCGCCGCTGGCATGTTGGCGTGCCGGCTTCGACCTCGGCGAGGTCCGCGCCGGGTACGCGCTCGACCGCGAGCGCCCGGCCGAAGACGGACGCGAGAACGTGACTGACGACCTGTTCTCTCGGCTCCGCTCGGGAACCGACCACGTCGTGACGGGGCCACCCGGCGCGGGAAAGAGCACGGTCTGTATGTCCGTCGCGTGCCGGTGGTACGGCCACGAACAGGGTACCGTCCTCTACCGGAAGTCCGGCCAGCACGACCCGTTTACCTCCGCGGCGCACCTCGGTTCCTACCTCGCCGAGGCCAGCGGGCACGTCCTCGTCGTCGTCGAGGACGCGACCCGGAGCGAGGCGAACAGCATCTTCGAACTCGTCCGCGAGTTCGACGACGACGACCGCGTGACGTTCCTCCTCGACAGTCGGGAAAGCGAATGGCGCGACGGCTCGCTCCGCGGCACCGCTCGCCTCGAATTCCACCGGACACAGTCGATAAACGTGGTCTCCGTTCCCGTCATCGACGCCCGCGAGCGAGCCAGACTGGTCGAGCACTTCGAGGCGACCGTCGGAACGAGCGTCGATATCGACCCCGAGGAACTCACCCCGAACGAGGGCGGAGACCTCGAGCCAGGAGAGATGTATCTCTTTTTGCATCGACTCGCCCGGCACGCCGAGCCGGCAGCCGGAGGGAACGCCGCCCCGACGAGCCTCCTCGACGACATCGACTCCGTCTACGCCGACCTCGAACGCGCCGACGAGCGCCTCGGCGTCGACGTCGGCGTTCTCGTGAATCTCCTGAACGCCTCGGGAATCGGCGTCTCGCCGCCGCTCGCGTACGCGCTCACCGAGTCGAAGCGCGACGAATCCGTCGTCGAAGAATCGCTCGACGCCCTCGAACGGACCGTCCTCTACTCCGCGTTCGGCGACGACGAGTCCGACGGGGAGCGGGTTCGCGCGGTCCACGAGACGTGGTCCGCTCGCTTCCTCCAGCGGCTGCTCGACCTCGAATCCGAGCGCCGCGCCCGCCGCCGGTTCGAGCGATGTCTCGACGCGCTCTGCTCGCTCGTCGACGACGACGACGCGCGCCAGACCGTCCAATCGGTGTTCGGCGGGACCGCCGATATCGTTCGCACTATCGAGCGCGACTCCTCAACGTGGGGGGAACGACTCGTCCGCAGCGTGTTCGAACTCGGCGTCAACAACCCGACGCTCTCGGAACTGTACGCTGAGACCGACTTCTCGAACGTCGACGTGCCGCGAGCCTGTGACGACGACCTCCGACTCGACGTGCGTCGGTGGCGCGCCCGCATGTTCGTCAACGGTGGCGAACTCGAACGCGCCGAGCGGGAGTTCGAGTCGCTCGCGTCGCTCAACGGCGGAGACCTCGACGAAACGATGCTGGTCCGCGCGCGCGCCGACGGCTTCGCCGGGCTCTCCGAAGTCGAACGCTACCGCGGGTCGTTCGAGCGCGCACGCGAGTACGCACACGAAGCCCTCGAACGGTTCAGCCGAATCGATGACGACGT
Proteins encoded in this window:
- a CDS encoding tetratricopeptide repeat protein; protein product: MVVTRDDDLVTEQLELAANRFDFLNALDGARLDKRDLIEALPYSRSTVDRAIRDLTAAGFVLDDGDYTTSLKGGLFISLFRSTRDAAADVLELDSFVAGAAADYPLPVEAVVGADELRTDPRVSHPFDALGNRLKATNNGTFVLPYLPSQTFVDRCTTWLVDGHSCRFVAPDSVVTAIWRAYPAFLETVQTVSDCELRVGEVPPFAIAQTTLDGTPQMTVVAYGDDARARCVIENTSKRAVAWARRRVQSIWEAASPFDLNGNADGDAPETEADIADAKAGAANAEATTTGPRSVTDDRGASATIRGPALSTTLQSQGFVRLAPAYFDRVGVSPPLACWRAGFDLGEVRAGYALDRERPAEDGRENVTDDLFSRLRSGTDHVVTGPPGAGKSTVCMSVACRWYGHEQGTVLYRKSGQHDPFTSAAHLGSYLAEASGHVLVVVEDATRSEANSIFELVREFDDDDRVTFLLDSRESEWRDGSLRGTARLEFHRTQSINVVSVPVIDARERARLVEHFEATVGTSVDIDPEELTPNEGGDLEPGEMYLFLHRLARHAEPAAGGNAAPTSLLDDIDSVYADLERADERLGVDVGVLVNLLNASGIGVSPPLAYALTESKRDESVVEESLDALERTVLYSAFGDDESDGERVRAVHETWSARFLQRLLDLESERRARRRFERCLDALCSLVDDDDARQTVQSVFGGTADIVRTIERDSSTWGERLVRSVFELGVNNPTLSELYAETDFSNVDVPRACDDDLRLDVRRWRARMFVNGGELERAEREFESLASLNGGDLDETMLVRARADGFAGLSEVERYRGSFERAREYAHEALERFSRIDDDVGRSDVLNALGNIKARNDDYEAARVNYERALDLRRSVGDETKIASTVANLARTEQSVGSYELARQYARESLQLQRKIGYRWGEALSLSILGIIEIEDGTLDEAEQYTRAALEVRREIGDQMGAASSATNLAEIQFQRGDIESAHDQYLELTDVIDGQQFGWVNGGVYHGLAETHLNRGELDDALTCAERAASYCSDNESRLVEVLAVQAQIQLARGDIDTALEIAEEASSRAAELGAYQQAMTTAIAGHARTRAEQIENGVHQLETAVDLAPTGVSEGRCRRLCAGAHRTAGECATALDELRRAAACFSSVEAGVRARKAALDALELAHELGDDDAVSALEQRLVR